The genomic stretch TTCCTCCCGCGTGTAGCCGTGCAGCCGCAGCATTTCATCGTTGATCGTTTTCACTTCCCCATTGGCTGACCCAATGCCAATCCCGATCGGGGCGTTATCAATTAGCCGCTGAAGTCGGTTCTGGTGCTGTTGCAGGGTTGCAACCGTCTGGCTCAGCTCCAGTTCCAGCAATTTGCGATCGGTGACATCGCGCCAGGAAGCCACAAAGCCATCGTTCAGTTTACTGGCTCGAATATCGAATGCTCGCTCTAACCGCTGTTCGCCATAGTTGTCTGCATAATAGTTGTCTGCATAGATGAGCGATTCTTTGATTAAGGGTTCTCCCGTTTCAACCAGCTGGCAATATTCGTCAAATAAACCGGATTCCCGGTGTCCGGGCAGCACTTCACATAGCCCTCGCCCAATCTGCGCCTCCCTGGGCAACCGATTATTTTCACAAGCCGCCGCATTCAGATAATCAATCCGAAAGTCTACAATTTGCCCTGCCTCATCCCGCATCGCGGAAAAAATCCCAAAGCAGTCCAGCATATTCTCAACGGAAGTCTGAAACTGTTCCTGGCTGTGTTGGAGTTCTTGCTGGATTCGGGCATTTTCGATTGCATGCCGCATGGTCAGGCGCAGGTCATCGATCGTCATTTGCTCCTCAACCAGGTAGTCCGTCGCCCCGTTTTTAAACGCCTGTATCGCGATCTCAACATCCCGGTTGCCGATGACCACCACGGGCGGACAGTTCTCCCCCATCTGCCGCTTTAACTGACCCAGAGAATCAAGGCGGCTGTACTGGGGCGAGGACAGTTCCAGGAGAATCCCATCAATCTGTTGGGATTGGCAAACTTGAGCGATCTGAGTATCCTGCCGTTCAGTCAGCACCGTAAAGGTTTGATCCAGCTCTAGCTGGCGGACACAGCTCTCCTGTTCGGCTCGGCTGTCAATCACCATCAGAATTTGGTAGGGCTTTAGCATACGTGGGATTAGGGGCTGAGAGAGGCTGAGGATTAGGGGCTAGATAAGTCGTCCGAGGCGATGTCGAATCCGATTCGATACAGTGACTTGAGCGGCAGGGGAGTCAGGGGTCATAACGGAGCTGCAAGGTGGAAGGGCTGTTAAAACAGAGGCAGCAGGAGCGCGGCACAGAGCAACGCATAACCAGGGAAAGTATTACCCAGGGAAAGTATTACCCAGGGAAAGTATTACCCAGGGAAAGTATTATCCACAAATAGACTGCGATCGCCGTTTCCGGATAGAAGCCCCTGACGATTCGACCAGTTCTACCGATTTCAGCACTTTCAGCACTTGTCGCACACTCGACTTGTTAAGCTGCGTTTGCTGGGCGATCGCGTCTATGGTCATCGGTTGGTCTGTACTACAGCATTCCAACACCTTAAGTGCGGACTGGTAGGGCTGTGCCAAATAGGGACGAAGCTGCTGCTGTAGCTCCTGTGGCAAACTGGAACGAAACCAGAGTAGAAATGAACTCGCAGACTCGATCTTGTTCAGACTGACGTGGTGCATTGGCAAGGGCAAGGGTAGTCAGGAAGAAGGACAGACGGGAAGGGGCAATGAGTGCCCGTTAATAGCAAGTGTTACCCGAAACGGGGCACTTTTCACTAAAATATTTCATTAGTGGGATAAATATATCTGTCCAGGGAGAGGCAAGAAATCCCTAAATTCAGGTTATTTGTAAAGCATATTTTACGTACACTCGGCAGCAATTTGCCGCAGGGGAGATTCCTGGGCAGCATCGGAACAGCGAAGAGGTTACTATGCCAAAGCCACGCTATCGGCTCCCTCAGGAAATCCGGGGCTGTAAGAAGGTGCAGGATTGAGCTGAAAAGATGACTGGCTGAGGGCTTGGCAGCAAAAACGATCCACCGCATATCAGAAGCAGTGATCGCTCGTGATGTTGGTAGGTTGATATATTGGCAGGTCGATATATTGGTAGCCTGCTAGCGCTTTCTGCATCAGAAGAAGTTAATTGTCAGAGGCAGCAAGGCATAAGACAGATTCGATCGTGCCGTCTGCGCCTATTTAATGCTTCTTCGCGACGCAGCCCAAACACGCTATTTGGGATAAACAATTCGCTTATGGTGGAACTGCTGCCAGACCTGCACAAAAATATGGGAAATCTGCGATAAATCCTGCTGGGTCAGTCCGGAATCGACTAACTGCTGATCCTGCCATCGCGCTCTGAAAATTTTATTGACCATCGCCAGTGCTTCTGAGGGCGTAGCGTCTCCTAGCGATCGCAAAGCGGCTTCACAGGCATCTGCCAGCATCACAATTCCGGTTTCTCGCGATTGGGGTACGGGACCGTCGTAGCGGAAGTCTAATTCGTGCAGTATATGCCGGGAACTTTGCTGGCTTTGCTGCTGTGCCTGATGATAGAAGTAGGCAATTAAAATTGTGCCCTGGTGTTCCGGAATAAAGGCTTGAACGGCACTGGGAAGTTTATATTGACGGGCAATGGTTAACCCTTCGCTGACGTGCTTTTTGATGATGTCAGCACTCTTCCAGGGATCGTTAATGTCATTGTGTTTATTCAGACCACCCATCTGATTTTCAATAAAAGCGAGCGGATCATGCAGTTTACCGACGTCGTGATACAGCGTGCCTGTTCGTACCAGTTCCGCGTTGCATCCCAGTTGTCGGGCTGCGGTTTCTGCCAGCGTCGCCACAAATTGAGTGTGTTGAAAGGTGCCGGGCGCTTCTTGAGCCAGCCGCTTAAGTAAGGGTCGATTGGGGTTTGCCAGCTCCGCCAAACGAATGGGGGTGACTAAGTCAAAGAAACGCTCCAGATAGGGACTGACGCCGATCGCCACAATACTCCAGCCAATTCCCGTCAGCGCACTCATGGCAGCCCCACGAAGGGCATCAGACCAGAGCGGTGCGATCGGGGCATTAATCAGCAGATAAACAATGCCGCTGGTTAGCCCAATTAACACGCCCAAAACGGCTAAATCCTCTCTGGTGCGGGATGAACCTCCATGACGCAGACGCCATTGCCCTGCCATAAGGCTACCCAATAACCCACCCGCTGCACTGGGAACGAGATAATTCCAATTTGCCTCTGTCCCAATCGACAGCAGGACAGGCAATAAGCCCATGACGATCCCACCTATGCCAGAACCATAAAAACTGCCCAGCAGTAGCCCGATCGCAGGCAGAGCCGTGAAGGATTGGGTCAGCGCAATCACCAGGGGGGCGCTCAGCGTTAGACCAATGATCAGGCAGTAGTCCTGGTAGCGGAGTTTCGGTTTTAGCCAACGCTCGCCCCGTCTAAAGCCATAAATTGCCAGCCCCACTAAGCCCGAAAAGCCCAGCAGTCCTAGCCAATCAATCCTGCGCTGGCTCAGATCAAGGTGGTCTAATAAGGCAAAGTCTGCCGGTGTAATTTCCTCTCCCGCCCGAACAATGACCTCTCCTCGATTAACCGTAATCAGGGCAGGTTCGATCGCCTGAACTGCTTGCTCGATCCGCTCTCGCGTTCGTTCTGGATCTTTTACCACATTGGGAGATAGGGCGGTGGAAAGAAGCTGGGCTGCCAGGGGTTGAGCGGCGATCGGAACAGAAGCCTGAACCTGTGAGGCGATCGCCTGCTGAAATTGGGACTCCGAGAGTCCGGGATAGATGCCCTGGATCAGGATTCGTGCTGCGGTCTGCTCAATTTCAATTCGGGCTTGCTGCCAGTCACTATCCGACAAATTCAGAAAGGAGGGGTCATCGCGAAAGCGATCTTCTGGAGAGGATGACGCGGTTAGCATCAGTAAAGCAGCCGGATAGCGGCGACGTGCCTCCCTGATGGAATCTAAAAGCTGAGAAAAAGCTTGAGAAGCGGCAAATTGGCGGTAACGTTGCAGTTCTCGGATTGCCTGCTGCTGCATTGTTTCGGGGCGGGACAAAGAAGACTGGGCATTAAACGATCGCCCCTGTCCAGCCTGACCGATCGACTGCTGGATAGTTTGCCACTCCTGCTCGGTTGCCTGCCGCAGATAGATTTGGACGGGCGTGGAAAGAGCGGAAGTTTTGGTGTAAGGAAAGCTGCCTAACGCCTGACGGATCTGCGTGCCCTGCTCTAATTGCTGTTGAAGCCCCTGCTGAATTTGCTGCGTGATGTCTGGATCAACGCTAACGGCAGGTAAAATTCCTCGACGGACTTCCCTTCGCTTTTCCTGAGTTACCTCCACATCTTCAACCGTAGCGGCAGCAGGGGCAACGATCGTCTGAGGGGCGACTTTACCGACCACAAGTTTGGGTTGACGATAAAAGCGGTAGCCTAACCCACTGGTTAGCAGCAGCAGCACAGCGACCAGAATTCCAATCCGGTAGAAACGTTTTGCCAGCTTCGATCGCCGCCCTTCCAGCTTCATTGGTTTATTGCTGTGCCTTCTTTGATGCTGCCGCAAATGTAGCAGAAAAAATCTAAATCTGGTAATCGCACTATCAATGTACGAACAGAATAAATATGCAAAAAGATAGATGCAGCTTGCAGTTCTTGCGAATTCGTTCACACTGATCAATATTACGTTGCTCTGGCATTCCGGGCGATCGCGATGAAAACATCACAATTAGACTATTTAGACTATAAGGATGCAACCGATGATACGAGAAAAACAGCGAGTCACTCAGGGCGATCGTCACTCAAAAAATTGGATTCGTCAGATTCCTGACATTGTTTGGGCACCCTTTGTTGCTGGACTGTTGATCCTCATTGTCGGTTTGTTGGGGCTTGCCTTTGGTCAGCCCTGGCTATTTCCCAGTTTGGGACCAACTGCTTTTCTACAGGCGGAACAGCCAAAACAGCCGACTGCTCGATTCTATAACGTCGTGGTTGGACATTTGCACGGACTGGCTGCTGGTCTACTGGCTGTTGTCCTGCTGGGTGCGACCACTGCGCCTCCTGTGCTGTCAACGGGTGAGCTGACTGCCGTGCGAGTTTGGGCTTCAGTTCTGGCTATGTTCCTGAATATGCTGTTTGGATTTCTGCTCAAAGCACCTCACCCGCCCGCCGCTGCAACGACGCTCCTCTTCAGCCTGGGTGGTTTTAAGCCAACTGCTGCTGATGCCATCCACGTTGTTATTGGCGCGATCGCGATCGCTGTTGCAGGTGAACTATTGCGGCAAATCCGGCTCAAAGCAAAATTATCAGAAGCTTAATCTTGGGTCAGCGTTTGCCATACTCCCGTTACCCGGTAAGAGGATAAACTGATGAGCCGTGACGCAAATCCTTTCCCAAAACGTGCCCTGGAGCAGGAACAAAACGAGATTCTGCAACAGGTGGAGAACTGGCTGGAAATTCCCATGCTGCTGCTCAGCTTTGTGTGGCTGGCTTTGTTTGTGGTTGAGCTAATCTGGGGACTTTCGCCCCTGCTGGACGCACTGGGAATCACGATTTGGATTGTGTTTATCCTTGACTTTGGGCTGGAATTGTTTTTGGCTCCGCGCAAAGGCATTTATCTGAAGCAGAATTGGCTGAGTGTTATTTCGCTCATGCTGCCTGCTTTACGAGTGCTGCGCGTTGTAAAAGTGGTACGGGCATTCCAAACTGCTCGTGCCGTCAGAGGACTGCAATTGTTGCGAGTGATGACCCGTGCAAATAGCGGGATGCGTGCATTGGCTGCAAGCTTTACTCGGCGGGGCTTCGGCTATGTAGTGGGATTAACCGCAGTCATTACCCTCCTGGGAGCCGCCGGAATGTTTGCCTTCGAGCGAGAGGCTGCTAACTCTACTCTGACAGACTTTGGGGCTGCTTTGTGGTGGACGGCGATGGTAATGACCACGATGGGAGCCGATTATTTTCCCCAAACGCCAGAGGGACGAATCCTGTGCTTTCTGCTGGCGCTCTATGCCTTTGCCGTCTTCGGCTATGTCACGGCAACCCTGGCAACCTTTTTTGTCGGTCGGGATGCCGAAAATCCAGATGCAGAAGTGGCAGGTACAAAGGCGATCGCTGAATTACAGGCAGAGATTGCGGCATTGAGAACTGAACTACAAATGTTGCTGAAGCAAAAGCAGGAAAAATGAGGGCTGGCGCGGTGATCGGGCATGGATGGGTTATCCACTTCCGATAGAGGGTAATCTGACGGCTTTTGGAGCATACTAGGACGTGCTTTAAAGCTTGAAAATACCCCCTGGCGGTAAAAGCGAACGCAAGGTTTAACGCAAGGTTTAATGCAAGGTGTCAAAATGAACGTTGAAATTTCTGCTGCCTGGCAAAAGGTGCAGGGCATGATTAACGGCTTCATCGCCCTGATTCCAAACATCGTGCTGGCAATTCTGGTCTTTGCTATCTTCTTTCTGGTTGCCGGAATGGTTCGGCGATTCGTCGGACGGTTAACCCGGAAGCGTCGTCATGCGCGTAACCTGGGATTAATTCTGGGACGACTTGCCCAGTGGATTATTCTCTTAG from Leptolyngbya ohadii IS1 encodes the following:
- a CDS encoding helix-turn-helix domain-containing protein is translated as MPLPMHHVSLNKIESASSFLLWFRSSLPQELQQQLRPYLAQPYQSALKVLECCSTDQPMTIDAIAQQTQLNKSSVRQVLKVLKSVELVESSGASIRKRRSQSICG
- a CDS encoding HD family phosphohydrolase, which encodes MKLEGRRSKLAKRFYRIGILVAVLLLLTSGLGYRFYRQPKLVVGKVAPQTIVAPAAATVEDVEVTQEKRREVRRGILPAVSVDPDITQQIQQGLQQQLEQGTQIRQALGSFPYTKTSALSTPVQIYLRQATEQEWQTIQQSIGQAGQGRSFNAQSSLSRPETMQQQAIRELQRYRQFAASQAFSQLLDSIREARRRYPAALLMLTASSSPEDRFRDDPSFLNLSDSDWQQARIEIEQTAARILIQGIYPGLSESQFQQAIASQVQASVPIAAQPLAAQLLSTALSPNVVKDPERTRERIEQAVQAIEPALITVNRGEVIVRAGEEITPADFALLDHLDLSQRRIDWLGLLGFSGLVGLAIYGFRRGERWLKPKLRYQDYCLIIGLTLSAPLVIALTQSFTALPAIGLLLGSFYGSGIGGIVMGLLPVLLSIGTEANWNYLVPSAAGGLLGSLMAGQWRLRHGGSSRTREDLAVLGVLIGLTSGIVYLLINAPIAPLWSDALRGAAMSALTGIGWSIVAIGVSPYLERFFDLVTPIRLAELANPNRPLLKRLAQEAPGTFQHTQFVATLAETAARQLGCNAELVRTGTLYHDVGKLHDPLAFIENQMGGLNKHNDINDPWKSADIIKKHVSEGLTIARQYKLPSAVQAFIPEHQGTILIAYFYHQAQQQSQQSSRHILHELDFRYDGPVPQSRETGIVMLADACEAALRSLGDATPSEALAMVNKIFRARWQDQQLVDSGLTQQDLSQISHIFVQVWQQFHHKRIVYPK
- a CDS encoding HPP family protein codes for the protein MIREKQRVTQGDRHSKNWIRQIPDIVWAPFVAGLLILIVGLLGLAFGQPWLFPSLGPTAFLQAEQPKQPTARFYNVVVGHLHGLAAGLLAVVLLGATTAPPVLSTGELTAVRVWASVLAMFLNMLFGFLLKAPHPPAAATTLLFSLGGFKPTAADAIHVVIGAIAIAVAGELLRQIRLKAKLSEA
- a CDS encoding potassium channel family protein yields the protein MSRDANPFPKRALEQEQNEILQQVENWLEIPMLLLSFVWLALFVVELIWGLSPLLDALGITIWIVFILDFGLELFLAPRKGIYLKQNWLSVISLMLPALRVLRVVKVVRAFQTARAVRGLQLLRVMTRANSGMRALAASFTRRGFGYVVGLTAVITLLGAAGMFAFEREAANSTLTDFGAALWWTAMVMTTMGADYFPQTPEGRILCFLLALYAFAVFGYVTATLATFFVGRDAENPDAEVAGTKAIAELQAEIAALRTELQMLLKQKQEK